Proteins encoded together in one Colius striatus isolate bColStr4 chromosome 3, bColStr4.1.hap1, whole genome shotgun sequence window:
- the MYOZ2 gene encoding myozenin-2: MLSHSAMVKERKQQASAIMDEIHRNVSPSLNLGKKVSIPRDIMVEELSTLSNRGARLFKRRQRRSDKYTYENYHYVANKPRNRGEPIQSVRMDGLSVEGIPQHAPMTPPNTPDPRSPPHPDNIAPGYSGPLKEIPPEKFNSTSVPKYYQSPWIEAIRDDPELLEALYPKLFKPEAKPELPDYRSFNRVATPFGGFERASKLVKFKVPDYNLLMLNDPRFMILANPLATRRSFNRTPKGWTSENIPVVFIQPSDSNTVPETEDL, from the exons ATGTTATCACATTCTGCCATGGTCAAAGAGAGGAAACAACAAGCATCAGCCATTATGGATGAAATACACAGAAATG TCTCACCCAGCTTAAACCTTGGAAAAAAGGTCAGCATCCCCAGAGATATCATGGTAGAAGAACTATCGACACTCAGCAACAGAGGTGCAAGACTCTTCAAGAGACGTCAGCGTAGATCTGACAAATACACATATGAAAATTATCATTATGTAGCAAACAAGCCAAGAAAT CGTGGAGAGCCTATACAGAGTGTCAGAATGGATGGCCTTAGTGTGGAGGGAATTCCCCAGCATGCACCAATGACACCTCCTAATACACCTGATCCCCGGAGCCCACCACATCCTGACAACATAGCCCCAG GATATTCTGGACCactgaaagaaattcctcctgaAAAGTTCAACTCTACTTCTGTGCCAAAGTATTATCAATCTCCTTGGATAGAAGCCATTAGGgatgatccagagctgctggaagctttATATCCTAAACTTTTTAAACCTGAAGCAAAGCCAGAACTACCTGACTACAGAAGCTTTAACAG AGTTGCCACTCCCTTTGGTGGTTTTGAGAGAGCATCAAAGCTGGTAAAATTCAAGGTACCAGATTATAATCTACTGATGCTAAATGATCCCAGATTCATGATCCTTGCAAACCCTCTTGCTACCAGAAGATCCTTCAATAGGACTCCTAAAGGATGGACGTCTGAGAATATTCCTGTAGTGTTCATTCAGCCTTCAGATTCCAACACCGTTCCAGAAACAGAGGACCTGTGA